The sequence below is a genomic window from Ruminiclostridium josui JCM 17888.
TTGAAATGGCATCTAAAGCTGAACTGGCAGTTATTCCTTATGAGAAGGAAAGTGCAGTTGGACTTAAAAATATTGTATCCCGGTATCAAGGAATTACCAGTGGAAGTATTATCATTGGTCCTGAAGGAGGGTTTGAAGAAAAAGAAGTCCAAATGGCAGAAGACAGAGGGGTTAAGAAGATATCTCTGGGGCCAAGAATCCTACGCACGGAAACTGCCGGAATGGTAGCTTTATCACTTTTGATGTATGAATTAGGAGATGTGTCTAATGGGAGAACTTAAATTTGTTGTTGTTGATGATGCAGTGTTTATGAGAACATTAATTAAGAGAATGATTGAAGAAAATTCAAACTATCACGTTGTAGGTGAAGGAGCAAATGGCCGTGAAGCTATTGAACAAGCAAAGCGTAATCAACCTGATATAATGACTCTTGATATTACAATGCCAGAGATGGATGGAATTATGGCAATAAAGGGAATATTGGAAGTAAGCCCAGCTACCAAGATAATAATGGTTTCTGCAATGGGACAGCAGGCTATGGTAATAGATGCAATTAAAATGGGAGCTAAAGATTTTATTGTTAAACCCTTTGATAAAACCAGGGTTCAACAGGCAATAGAAAATGTTTTAAATCTCTGATAATATGTCTATTATATAAATGGGGGATAATTCCTCCATTTTATTTTTTATAGGGAATAGTGCAACAAATTAAAAACATTAGTAAATTGAAGAAAATTGATAAAAATATATGAAAAGTAGTAATTTATCCTTTAAATTCTGCAAATATGTGTTATAATACTAAGCGGGATTAATAGTATATTTTGGGTTAAATTTTATCCCAGTAACCGGAGGCATATATGGTTAGAAGTATGACAGGTTTCGGTAGAGGAACCTTTAGTGATAATGGCAAAGAATTTACGGTAGAAATAAAAACTGTAAATCACCGCTATATAGATTTTTATATAAAAATACCGAGACAGATTGGTTATCTTGAGGAAAGAGTCAGAGAAGTAGCTTCTAAAAGTCTTTTTCGCGGTAAAGTTGATATATTTATATCATTTGAAGATCGTTCCGACAATTCCAGAAGTGTGACACTTGATGAGCCATTAGCAAGTGCTTACATACAGGCAGTTGAAAAGCTCAAAGAAAAATATAGCTTGAAGGATGACTTGAGTGTATCGCTTATTTCACGTTTCCCGGATGTTTTAAGAATAGAGAAAAATGAAGATGATGAAGAACATTTGTGGTCTGTTCTTAAAAGAGCATTGGACTTGGCAATAGATTCGCTTCTCCAAATGAGAGAAAAAGAGGGAAATGAATTAAGAAACAGCCTGCTTCAGAAAGCCGATTATATGGAAACCATTATATCAGATATTTCTCAAAGAAGTCCCCAGGTTGTCACTGAATATAAGCAAAAGCTTGAATATAGGATAAAAGAATTATTAAATCAGCAAACTATTGATGAAAACAGGATTGCAATGGAAGTAGCAATATTTGCTGACAGGTGCGGCATAGATGAGGAATTGGTAAGACTGGGAAGTCATTTAACACAGTTAAGAGATATATTAAACATAAAGAAACAGCCTATTGGAAGAAAACTTGATTTTTTGGTTCAGGAAATAAACAGGGAAATAAATACAATCGGCTCAAAATCAAATGACATAATTATTACAAAAAATGTTCTGGAACTAAAAAGTGAAGCAGAAAAAATAAGAGAACAAATTCAGAATATGGAATAGATATCAGGAGGAGTGTATGAAGCTTATAAATATTGGCTTTGGGAATATTGTTTCCGCTAACAGACTCGTGGCAATTGTAAGTCCGGAATCAGCACCGATTAAAAGAATTATTCAGGAAGCAAGGGACAGAGGTATGTTGATTGATGCAACATACGGAAGAAGAACAAGAGCAGTAATAATTACTGACAGCGACCATATAATTTTATCAGCTGTACAGCCAGAAACAGTAGCCCACAGATTAAATACCAAGGACAACGATGACAGTGAAGCTGATGAAGATTCAGTTACTGAATAGGAGGAAATCATGCAACAAAAAGGCCTATTAGTTGTAGTGTCCGGACCTTCAGGAACAGGAAAGGGTACGGTATGCAAAAAGTTGTTGTCCCAAAGGAATAATGTAAGATATTCTGTATCAGCTACTACAAGAAAGCCACGTGAAGGTGAAATTGAGGGTCAGAGCTATTTCTTTGTTTCAGAAAGCAAATTTTTGGATATGATAAAGAATGATGCTCTCATTGAGTGGGATAAGTACTGCGACAATTACTATGGTACACCAAAGTCATATGTTGATTCTTGTGTGGAAAACGGTATGGACATAATATTGGAAATAACCGTGGAAGGGGCTCTTGAAATAAAGCAAAAGTACCCTGATTCCGTACTTATATTTATTCTGCCGCCATCCTTTGAAGAATTAAGAAGGAGAATAGAGTGCAGAGCTACAGAGTGTACTGATGTTATAGAAAAAAGATTGCAAAAGGCTGTCAGTGAAATTAAATATGTATCAAAATATGATTATTTAATTTTAAATGACAGTGTTGATGAAGCTGTTTTAAATATAGAAAAGGTTCTAGATAGCGAGCGGTTAAAGCCGTTCAGAAATACTGAATTGATAGAGAATTTATTCAAGTAATACGGGAGGTACTATATAGTATGATTTATCCTTCAATCAATGAATTGATGAAAAAAGTAGACAGCAGGTACACTTTAGCAGTTGAAGCTGCAAAAAGAGCAAGACAATTAGTAGACGGAGCAACTAAAATGACTAAGTTTAACTCCGATAAAGAAGTTACAATTGCTATACATGAAATAGCAGAGGATAAGATAACATATGTTAGAACAAAGAGCGGGATAAAATAGGGGGGGTTGTAAAGTGGCAACTGAAAAGACAATGGAAAAAATAGTTGCATTAGCTAAAAACAGAGGTTTTGTTTACCCTGGTTCCGATATATACGGAGGACTGGCAAATGCATGGGACTACGGTCCTCTTGGAGTAGAGCTTAAAAATAACGTAAAAAAAGCTTGGTGGCGTAAATTTATACAGGAAAGTCCGTACAATGTAGGAGTTGACTGTGCGATACTTATGAATCCTCAAGTATGGGTGGCTTCAGGTCATGTAGGTGGTTTCAGCGATCCTTTGATTGACTGTAAGGATTGTAAAACACGTCATAGAGCAGATAAGCTTATTGAAGACTGGAATGCAGAAAATAATATTGAATTCAAAGTTGATGGTCTTAAAAATGAAGAGTTAATGCAATACATAAAGGATAAAGGTGTAAAATGTCCTGAATGTGGTTCTACAAACTTCACTGAAATCAGAAAGTTTAACCTTATGTTTAAGACTTTCCAAGGTGTTACTGAAGACTCAAAAGCTGAAATATATTTGAGACCAGAAACTGCACAAGGTATTTTTGTTAATTTCAAGAATGTACAGCGTACAACCAGAAAGAAAATACCTTTTGGTATAGGACAGATAGGTAAATCCTTTAGAAATGAAATAACACCTGGTAATTTTACATTCAGAACCAGAGAATTTGAACAGATGGAACTTGAATTCTTCTGTGAACCTGGAAAAGACCTTGAATGGTTTAAATACTGGAAGGATTTTTGTTATAACTGGCTTTTAAGCTTGAATATGACAAAGGAAAACCTAAAGCTTCGTGACCACGAAAAGGAAGAACTTTCACACTACAGTAATGCAACTACTGATATTGAGTTCCTTTTCCCATTTGGTTGGGGAGAACTTTGGGGAATTGCGGACAGAACTGATTTTGACTTAAAACAGCACATGATTCATGCAAAAGATGACTTGTCATACTTTGATCCTACTACAAATGAGAAGTATGTTCCATATTGT
It includes:
- a CDS encoding response regulator, whose amino-acid sequence is MGELKFVVVDDAVFMRTLIKRMIEENSNYHVVGEGANGREAIEQAKRNQPDIMTLDITMPEMDGIMAIKGILEVSPATKIIMVSAMGQQAMVIDAIKMGAKDFIVKPFDKTRVQQAIENVLNL
- a CDS encoding YicC/YloC family endoribonuclease → MVRSMTGFGRGTFSDNGKEFTVEIKTVNHRYIDFYIKIPRQIGYLEERVREVASKSLFRGKVDIFISFEDRSDNSRSVTLDEPLASAYIQAVEKLKEKYSLKDDLSVSLISRFPDVLRIEKNEDDEEHLWSVLKRALDLAIDSLLQMREKEGNELRNSLLQKADYMETIISDISQRSPQVVTEYKQKLEYRIKELLNQQTIDENRIAMEVAIFADRCGIDEELVRLGSHLTQLRDILNIKKQPIGRKLDFLVQEINREINTIGSKSNDIIITKNVLELKSEAEKIREQIQNME
- the remA gene encoding extracellular matrix/biofilm regulator RemA; this translates as MKLINIGFGNIVSANRLVAIVSPESAPIKRIIQEARDRGMLIDATYGRRTRAVIITDSDHIILSAVQPETVAHRLNTKDNDDSEADEDSVTE
- the gmk gene encoding guanylate kinase, producing MQQKGLLVVVSGPSGTGKGTVCKKLLSQRNNVRYSVSATTRKPREGEIEGQSYFFVSESKFLDMIKNDALIEWDKYCDNYYGTPKSYVDSCVENGMDIILEITVEGALEIKQKYPDSVLIFILPPSFEELRRRIECRATECTDVIEKRLQKAVSEIKYVSKYDYLILNDSVDEAVLNIEKVLDSERLKPFRNTELIENLFK
- the rpoZ gene encoding DNA-directed RNA polymerase subunit omega, with product MIYPSINELMKKVDSRYTLAVEAAKRARQLVDGATKMTKFNSDKEVTIAIHEIAEDKITYVRTKSGIK
- a CDS encoding glycine--tRNA ligase translates to MATEKTMEKIVALAKNRGFVYPGSDIYGGLANAWDYGPLGVELKNNVKKAWWRKFIQESPYNVGVDCAILMNPQVWVASGHVGGFSDPLIDCKDCKTRHRADKLIEDWNAENNIEFKVDGLKNEELMQYIKDKGVKCPECGSTNFTEIRKFNLMFKTFQGVTEDSKAEIYLRPETAQGIFVNFKNVQRTTRKKIPFGIGQIGKSFRNEITPGNFTFRTREFEQMELEFFCEPGKDLEWFKYWKDFCYNWLLSLNMTKENLKLRDHEKEELSHYSNATTDIEFLFPFGWGELWGIADRTDFDLKQHMIHAKDDLSYFDPTTNEKYVPYCIEPSLGADRVTLAFLCDAYTEEEVAEGDVRTVLKFHPALAPVKIAVLPLSKKLGEEAEKIYHMLTKTYNCEYDETGSIGKRYRRQDEIGTPYCITFDFDSLEDKSVTIRDRDTMQQVRIKIEDLPAYFENKFEF